The Schistosoma mansoni, WGS project CABG00000000 data, supercontig 0142, strain Puerto Rico, whole genome shotgun sequence genome includes a region encoding these proteins:
- a CDS encoding molybdopterin biosynthesis protein, putative, which translates to MSIGRCPRLSVGVLTVSDTCSKDVLLDQSGPVAESLLQEAGFDVPLKDCVPDNPHIIRCVIMKWVASRQVEAVLTLGGTGLSRRDVTSDIILELVSQNQRLPGIEHSLYSISLQNTPMGALSRFVAGVCNETLLITLPGSTRAVSQCIPVILRVMKHAIHQIKGWDHLVKLEHPIQYNLDKSILEREYPLIACTVVSRCRSSRYPMISVDEALEKIFAVCNFEMGIEAVFHKNALGRVLGRSLKSRQCIPPFDASIMDGYAVRFMDGANQLKVVGALYGGDHNCACKELVVTPGTCVRVSTGGPIPSGADCIVPVENTKLISKRKGGPKDLYLEEEDTIEVTTPPGSIGQFIRSAGVDLDKNFVFRRGLRLGPIPNAVLDRLLQGGYLPCLEQCRIGVLSTGNEVLDCVVSEAKPLVRDSNRPCLKKPTAQT; encoded by the exons ATGTCTATTGGCAGGT GTCCGCGCTTGTCTGTGGGAGTTCTCACTGTCAGCGACACATGCTCCAAGGATGTTTTACTCGATCAAAGTGGCCCAGTTGCTGAAAGTTTGCTCCAAGAAGCAGGGTTTGACGTCCCGTTAAAAGATTGTGTCCCGGATAACCCTCATATTATTCGTTGCGTAATTATGAAATGGGTCGCTTCTCGTCAAGTAGAAGCTGTACTTACATTAGGGGGTACAGGTCTGTCTAGAAGGGATGTTACTTCGGATATAATCCTTGAGTTAGTTTCCCAAAATCAACGTCTACCTGGTATTGAGCACTCTCTTTATTctatttcacttcaaaatactCCGATGGGGGCTTTATCGCGATTTGTAGCTGGAGTATGTAATGAAACTCTACTAATAACCTTACCAGGTAGTACGCGCGCAGTTTCTCAGTGTATCCCAGTTATTCTTCGAGTAATGAAACATGCTATCCATCAAATCAAAGGTTGGGATCATCTTGTAAAATTAGAACATCCCATTCAGTATAATCTGGATAAAAGTATTTTGGAACGTGAATATCCTTTAATTGCATGCACTGTCGTTAGTCGTTGTAGAAGTTCTAGATATCCAATGATATCAGTTGATGAAGCACTTGAGAAGATATTCGCCGTGTGCAATTTTGAAATGGGGATTGAAGCAGTATTTCATAAAAATGCTTTAGGTCGCGTTCTTGGTCGAAGCTTAAAGTCACGCCAGTGCATTCCTCCGTTTGATGCAAGCATAATGGACGGATACGCTGTTCGATTTATGGATGGTGCTAATCAACTAAAAGTTGTTGGGGCGTTATATGGTGGGGATCACAACTGTGCATGTAAAGAGTTAGTAGTTACTCCAGGCACATGTGTTCGTGTTAGTACTGGCGGCCCCATTCCCTCTGGAGCTGATTGCATTGTTCCAGTAGAGAACACGAAACTTATCTCTAAACGAAAAGGTGGACCTAAGGATCTTTATTTAGAAGAGGAAGATACAATCGAAGTGACTACTccacctggaagtattggacagttcattcgttcagctGGTGTCGATTTAGACAAGAACTTTGTTTTCAGGCGAGGACTACGCCTTG GTCCAATTCCGAACGCGGTGTTAGATCGTCTTTTACAAGGTGGATACCTACCTTGTCTAGAGCAATGTCGTATTGGTGTTTTGTCCACTGGAAATGAGGTTTTAGATTGTGTTGTTTCTGAAGCAAAACCTTTGGTGAGAGACAGTAACCGCCCCTGTTTAAAAAAACCTACTGCGCaaacataa
- a CDS encoding zinc binding dehydrogenase, putative: protein MKPKLPKTISAWQLMSFLPPGAVDITSELHFTKTRRMPNITRPDQLLIKVKAASLNPVDSLLVYGYGSSSFHSLRRFTSKYGCFGLPDATTAENADFPFTPGRDFSGQIVDIGSKVALSNLTKGNKLIIGTNVAGATWPFLSSTGSGSLAEYIVCPADYVAPLPSNVSFISAAALGYAGLTAWSALVDAGGINPAIKSSPSAYSILITGATGGVGMIAAQLAKLWGWRVHVTCPSDKKALDLMNLLQVDEIFPHPTNIQTTTKYDLILDCIRPDYFNTTTSSSTSSSSNTPLKQCNLSGCLLPQLPSMLSYLNTSSSRARYIMLNPPLLYLNDHYGPLVGSGIACSHFLYSNIAAVFSSNSVNGNIFTPNWKKIRWVFFKPNSNVLDYLLNLVSSQQLVIPVDTVYNFSHVPDAFNRLYTKGKRGKIVIEVNNE, encoded by the exons ATGAAGCCAAAACTTCCAAAAACTATTTCAGCATGGCAGCTGATGAGCTTTTTACCACCTGGTGCAGTAGACATCACATCTGAATTACACTTCACAAAGACTAGACGTATGCCCAATATAACTCGTCCAGACCAACTACTTATTAAGGTTAAAGCAGCATCGTTGAATCCTGTCGATTCTTTGCTTGTCTATGGTTATGGTTCTTCTAGCTTTCATTCATTACGTCGCTTTACATCAAAATATGGTTGTTTTGGCTTACCTGATGCCACGACAGCAGAAAATGCTGACTTTCCTTTTACACCTGGTCGTGATTTTTCTGGTCAAATAGTTGACATCGGTTCAAAAGTTGCTTTATCCAACCTAACTAAGGGAAATAAACTTATTATTGGTACAAATGTGGCCGGTGCTACATGGCCTTTTCTCAGTTCTACTGGATCTGGTTCATTAGCCGAATATATTGTCTGTCCAGCCGATTATGTCGCTCCATTACCTAGTAATGTTTCCTTCATATCTGCAGCTGCATTAGGATATGCTGGTTTAACTGCATGGTCAGCTTTAGTTGATGCTGGTGGAATCAATCCTGCTATTAAGTCATCACCATCAGCTTATTCAATTCTTATAACTGGCGCCACTGGTGGTGTTGGCATGATTGCTGCACAATTGGCTAAACTTTGGGGTTGGAGAGTTCATGTCACATGTCCAAGTGATAAAAAAGCACTAGATTTAATGAATCTTTTACAAGTTGATGAA ATATTTCCACATCCAACGAATATTCAAACTACAACCAAATATGATTTAATTCTTGATTGTATTCGACCGGATTATTTCAATACAACAACTTCAtcctccacatcatcatcatccaatacACCCCTAAAACAATGCAATTTATCTGGTTGTCTATTACCTCAACTTCCGTCTATGTTATCTTATTTAAATACATCATCAAGTCGTGCACGttatataatgcttaatccacCTTTGTTATATTTAAATGATCATTATGGACCGCTTGTTGGTAGTGGAATAGCTTGTTCACACTTCCTGTATAGTAATATTGCAGCTGTATTCTCTTCGAATAGTGTTAATGGTAATATTTTTACTCCTAATTGGAAGAAAATACGCTGGGTATTTTTTAAACCGAATAGTAATGTATTAGATTATCTTTTGAATTTAGTTTCAAGTCAACAGTTAGTAATTCCTGTTGATACTGTTTATAATTTTAGTCATGTACCAGATGCATTCAATAGATTGTATACTAAAGGGAAACGTGGTAAAATTGTAATTGAAgtgaacaatgaataa
- a CDS encoding molybdopterin biosynthesis protein, putative encodes MGERDLVSEILVENFDATLHFARVFMKPGKPTTFLSIPRRDNSAITASTTTNPKPVLAFCLPGNPVSCYVTAHLFVLPLLRKLDLRPPEEWCFPSIRVRLLHSVKLSDRPDYRRARLVWKENSEYNQPSVPCASCDMMENQMSSCLASCLNSNLLLVLPPLVNDGPQEIPVGSVVNAIVIDSIIWS; translated from the coding sequence ATGGGCGAACGTGATTTAGTTAGTGAAATACTAGTCGAAAATTTCGATGCAACTCTCCACTTCGCTCGAGTGTTTATGAAACCTGGAAAACCAACAACATTCTTATCTATACCTCGTCGTGATAATTCAGCCATCACCGCTTCTACCACCACTAACCCAAAACCTGTGTTAGCATTTTGCCTACCAGGTAATCCTGTGTCATGTTATGTAACAGCGCATCTATTTGTTTTGCCCTTATTAAGGAAGTTGGACTTAAGACCTCCTGAAGAATGGTGCTTTCCAAGTATTCGTGTACGATTGTTACATTCTGTTAAACTGAGTGATCGTCCAGATTACAGACGTGCGAGATTGGTTTGGAAAGAGAATTCAGAATATAACCAACCTTCCGTACCTTGTGCATCTTGTGATATGATGGAGAATCAAATGAGTTCTTGCCTAGCTAGTTGTCTCAATTCTAATTTGTTACTGGTACTACCTCCCCTTGTTAACGACGGACCACAGGAAATTCCTGTTGGTTCTGTTGTTAATGCTATAGTTATTGATTCGATAATTTGGAGTTGA